Genomic DNA from bacterium:
GCATTGCCTCCTGGTCGGGGTGCCGGGCTTGGCCAAGACGCTCTTGATCTCAACGCTCGCCCGCGTCCTCGACCTGAAGTTCAGCCGCATCCAGTTCACTCCTGATCTCATGCCTTCCGACATCACCGGCATGGAGATCGCCGAAGATGACCGTTCCACCGGACGGCGCATCTTCAAGTTCGTGCGCGGACCCGTATTCGCCAATATCGTCCTCGCCGATGAAGTCAACCGCACTCCGCCCAAGACGCAGGCTGCGCTGCTGCAGGCGATGCAGGAACACGAAGTTTCCGCCGCCGGAGAAACGTATCGCCTCGATGAACCGTTTTTTGTCCTTGCCACGCAGAATCCAATTGAGCAGGAGGGAACCTACCCGCTTCCCGAGGCGCAGCTCGACCGTTTCATGTTCAATCTGTGGGTGGATTATCCCTCCTTCGACGAAGAGCAACTGATCGTCAAGACGACGACGTCGGCCGCGGTGTCCGAGGTCGGCAAGGTGTTATCGGGATCGGACATCATCCGTCTGCAGGACCTCGTGCGTCGCGTGCCCGTGGCCGATAACGTCATCGAGTTCGCGGTGAAACTGGTTCGTCGCACGCGACCCGTTTCGCCGGACGCTCCCCAGTTCATCAAGGACTACGTGAGTTGGGGCTGCGGCCCGCGCGCTTCGCAATATCTCATTTTGGGAGCGAAAACCCGCGCCGCCCTCGATGGCCGTCCCACTCCCGAAATCGAAGACGTGCGCGCCGTCGTTCTTCCCGTCCTCCGCCACCGCCTCGTCCTCAGCTTCAACGCTGAAGCGGATGGCGTGAAGGTACAGGACCTCGTGACTCGACTTCTCGACAGCAAGAGCTGAGCATCGAATTGAATCCGACAGTTTCCAGTCCTGCCGATCTTCTCCGCCCCGAGTTCGTCTCGCGCCTCAAGAACATGCAGCTCCGCGCGCGGCTGGTGGTGGAAGGTTTCATGGTCGGGCTTCACAAATCGCCCTACCACGGATTCTCCGTCGAGTTCGCCGAGCATCGTCCCTATATGCCGGGCGATTCGCTCCGCAACCTCGACTGGAAGGTCTATGCCAAGACCGACCGCTTCTACGTCAAGCAGTATGAGGAGGAGACCAACCTCAAGGCCTATCTTCTGCTCGACGTCTCCAACTCGATGAATTTCGGCACGACCGGTCTGACCAAGTTTCAGTACTCCACCTACCTTGCCGCGGCCCTGTCGTTCCTCATGATTCAGCAGCGCGACGCCGTCGGTTTATGCACCTACGATACCGGCATCCGCTCCTATCTGCCGCCCCGCAGCGTCCGAACCTATCTGAACGTGCTCCTCTCCGAAATGGAGCGCACTCAGCCGTCCAGCCGAACCGACATCGGCCGAAATCTCCATGCGGTGGCTGATCGCATCACCCGCCGCGGGCTCGTCATCGTGCTGTCGGATCTGTTGGACGATCCTACCGCGATTCTGTCTGGTCTCAAGCACTTCCGGCACGAAGGCCATGAGATGCTGGTCTTTCACGTCCTCGATCCCCGAGAACTGGATTTTGCCTACAGCGGCGACGTTCGGTTCCGCGATCTGGAGACCGAAGAAGAAATGCCAACCCACCCGTGGCATCTCCGCAAGGAGTATCGGCAACTGGTGGCCGGCTTCGTCGGGGAGCTGACACGCGGCTGCCGTGAACATCGTATTGACTACCATCTGCTCAATACACAGACCTCGTTTGACGAAGCTCTCGTGCGTTTCCTGACCAAGCGACGACGTCTTCGCTGAAGAAACTCAACCGGCACATTGAATTCCCCCGTTCACTCGACGGGGGAATTTTTTACCCGTTTAAACTCTCTGTTACGGCCTTACGGAGCTGAGCCATCTGTCAGTTACCTCAGAAATTACAACGAATAGGAAAGAGACTCGGGCTGCAAACAGCCTTGCAGCGGTTTGTTCATAAGCTCGGCACATTGCTTGCTTAACGTTATAACACGGACTATGTCCGTATGTGTATAGTCGTTCAAAGAAGACAAGGTAGTCCATCATGACCTCATCCCTCACTCGGACCTACGTACGCCGTGCACAGCTCGAACGAAATGAGTTCGACAACGAACGGATCCGCCGTCTCCGCCAGGAACTCAACATGACCCAGGAGAGCTTCGCCCACGAAATCGGCGTTACCTTTGCAACGGTGAATCGCTGGGAGAACGGACGCACCACGCCGAACAAGGTTGCCCAGAAGGTTCTGCTGCTGCTCGAGAAGAAGCTGCGGAAGATGAAAAACACCTGAGAACTTCTGCCGTAAAGCCAAAGAAGAAGGGCCGGCGCCTCAGCCGGCACCGGCCCAGAGTAGCTTGCGTAGATCAGCGCGTTTCAGTCGGCACGCTTAATATCAAGCATCTTGCAGAGCTTCTCGAGTTCCTGCTCCGCGCCCTCTTCAAGGTCCTTCGAGTCGGCGTAGTCCCGTAGCTGCTTGGCGAGAAGCTCGATTCCGGTGGTGATGAAGCTCATCGCCTTCGGATCGGCGCCACGTTCCGCCAAGATCTGCGCGGACTTCCCAAGCATGGTCATGGCCAGACTGTAAGTCAGGAAGATCCGGCTGTTTTCCATAGTTTCTTCAAAGTTGGGCATGCGACACTCCTTGGCTTATCATACGATCAGTTGGTGCATTTGAACCGATTGGCTCTCAAGCACTTGGCGATACAACCGTCGGGCTAAGAACCGTAGTAAATATAGTCAACCTACCGCGACTGCGCAAGGGACGCTCGCTCCTTTTCGCAGCCTTTCGGAGCCACAATCATGCGTGCGAAGGAGCCTGAGTTCGACCAGTGGACCGACCAGAACCACATGCCATATGTGCCCGGCATGGGACGCGAAAGCCAAAAGTTATCAAGCCCTCCGGCCCTGCCCAAGCGCTTGAACTTGTTATGGCACGGCATCCTCAGGTTTCTGGGTCTTTCCGAGGAACGTGGGTCAGCATCCCGTCGTCAGATGCCCACGACGCTTCTTTAAGCCTCTCTTGAACTTCCCGTTTTCCCTCCTCTCAGACGGCACCTGAGCCGTTCGCGGCTGTCTGCGTACTCCCCTCCGCAACCTTCTGCATATCTGTTCCCTCACACATACTGCACTTGACCCTTTCCCCGCCGAACGCTATCTTGGATCAATATCCACTTTGTTGGCAAAGCACGTGCGATTCCCCGATCTCGATTCTGTAGAGAACCATCTTAACTCGCTCATTAACTATGAGCACGCCTTTCCGTTGGGCGGCCCGCGCGATCGTCCCAAGCTCGATCCGACTCTGCAGGCAGTCGAGCGGTTGAGCCTGTCGCTCAGCCTTCCCGGCTGCGTTCATATCGCGGGTACGAAAGGCAAAGGTTCGGTCGTCTGTTTCCTTGAAGGTCTGCTGACGCCGGACGCCCCGGTTCTTTCCTTCACCAGCCCTCACCTGACCTCCTTTACTGAGCGCCTCCGTTACGGTGGAAAGCCGCTCGCCCCCGATCTCTGGCAACGCGGTTTCGAGGAGATTGTTCCCGCTTTCGCGGAGGAACCGGCCATCCGTTTGACCTACTTCGAGACAACGTGGGTAATGTTCCTGTGGGCCGCGCGAGCGCTAAACACCGCGGTCAACCTTGTCGAGGCCGGACTCGGTGGGAAGTGGGATGCCACCAACGTCCTCACGAATACGATGGCGGTTCTGACCTCGGTGGACTACGACCACACCGACGTTCTTGGCGATACTCTGACCGAGATCGCCGCGGATAAGGCGGGAATCATCAAAGAAAAGTCTCAGGTCATCATCGGCCGTCAACCGGACGAAGCCCTCCGCGTATTCCGCTCGGTAGCCGATTCCATGACGGCACACGCCTGCATTTTTGGCGACGAGTTCTCGTGGACAGAAGAATCGGCGGATCGTTTTCAATACCAAGACGCGCAGGGAACCATCGGCGGTCTTTCCCTGAATGCGCCCGGACTCCACCAGCGAGATAACGCCGCCGTCGCTCTCCGCGTAGCTCGACTTCTTCGTCCTGAACTTTCGGAGAGCGAGATCCGCACTCGTCTCGCCGCCTGCACTGTCCCGGCTCGACAACAGCTTCTTCCCGGCGCTCCCGAAATTCTCATAGATGTCGCCCATAATCCCGTTTCGTTTCGCGCGCTCGCCGAAACCATTCGTCAGCGGTTCTCCGAACGGCGAATCCTCATGGTCTTCGGCATGATGCGGAACAAAGACGCCACCGCTTCGCTCAGTGCTTTGAAGGGACTGGTGCGGGACGTCGTTCCGGTCGAGCTCAACAGCCCGCGCAGCGCGAAGCAAGCGGATTTGCGCGAGATCGCGGAATCCCTCGGAATGAATGTCGTTTGCCCGCCGTCGCTTGAAGATGCTTTCCGAATGCTTCACGAACGCGATAAACACAATCTCGGCCTGGTGGCCGGTTCTTTTTATCTGGCCGGGGATTATCTGCTCTGGAGACGCCGTGCCGGAATTGCCTGAAGTCGAAACCACCGTCCGGCAGATTCGACCATGCTTGCTTGGCAGGACGATTCACCGGGCTCGTTTCTCAGTCCCCCGGCAGCTTCTTCCCCAGACTCCGAGAACGATCGCCCGTACGATCAGTGGTCAAACGATTCGCGACGTCCGGCGTCGCGGCAAGTTCATTCTGCTCGAT
This window encodes:
- a CDS encoding MoxR family ATPase, encoding MAAGGDLEALKALRDSRDAMRREIGKVIIGQEQVIGELLISLLARGHCLLVGVPGLAKTLLISTLARVLDLKFSRIQFTPDLMPSDITGMEIAEDDRSTGRRIFKFVRGPVFANIVLADEVNRTPPKTQAALLQAMQEHEVSAAGETYRLDEPFFVLATQNPIEQEGTYPLPEAQLDRFMFNLWVDYPSFDEEQLIVKTTTSAAVSEVGKVLSGSDIIRLQDLVRRVPVADNVIEFAVKLVRRTRPVSPDAPQFIKDYVSWGCGPRASQYLILGAKTRAALDGRPTPEIEDVRAVVLPVLRHRLVLSFNAEADGVKVQDLVTRLLDSKS
- a CDS encoding DUF58 domain-containing protein; this translates as MQLRARLVVEGFMVGLHKSPYHGFSVEFAEHRPYMPGDSLRNLDWKVYAKTDRFYVKQYEEETNLKAYLLLDVSNSMNFGTTGLTKFQYSTYLAAALSFLMIQQRDAVGLCTYDTGIRSYLPPRSVRTYLNVLLSEMERTQPSSRTDIGRNLHAVADRITRRGLVIVLSDLLDDPTAILSGLKHFRHEGHEMLVFHVLDPRELDFAYSGDVRFRDLETEEEMPTHPWHLRKEYRQLVAGFVGELTRGCREHRIDYHLLNTQTSFDEALVRFLTKRRRLR
- a CDS encoding helix-turn-helix domain-containing protein, coding for MTSSLTRTYVRRAQLERNEFDNERIRRLRQELNMTQESFAHEIGVTFATVNRWENGRTTPNKVAQKVLLLLEKKLRKMKNT